One Malus domestica chromosome 11, GDT2T_hap1 genomic region harbors:
- the LOC103414701 gene encoding rho GTPase-activating protein 5-like, with amino-acid sequence MTEVLHSPSHFCSSPRPSSSSPLPPSNSSSVSLSCAPPSSLSGAPPRSKDDDDCESAVTDCEAKDRDKRRREQLSLLALLVTFFRKSLIPCRSDRRELCAMEIGLPTNVRHVAHVTFDRFNGFLGLPVEFEPEVPSRPPSASTTVFGVSTESMQLSYDSRGNSVPTILLLMQGRLYAEGGLQAEGIFRINAENSQEEHVRDQLNRGDVPEGIDIHCLAGLIKAWFRELPAGVLDSLSPEQVMQCQTEVDCSQLVRLLPPTEASLLDWAINLMADVVQQEHLNKMNARNIAMVFAPNMTQMADPLTALMYAVQVMNFLKTLILKTLRERKDSVVEPPVCNVEPSDDNGHQSPSQSFEEDIGKCNQEKEQSVITEGPQSESSSISNRVSNLTNREASSSVSLVKKLNPDGSGCCENAVQDDYLVNEMEAGRVNNMTSEVQADTPGQSSNLTIKTGPKQLSDQKSVIRGTGLIEKARGISTLSRIDSTMERIEAWR; translated from the exons ATGACAGAGGTTCTCCATTCCCCTTCCCATTTTTGTTCCTCCCCAAGACCCAGCTCCTCTTCCCCGCTTCCTCCTTCCAATTCTTCATCTGTCTCCTTGTCCTGCGCACCCCCGTCTTCTTTGTCCGGGGCACCCCCGCGCAGCAAAGACGACGACGATTGCGAGTCTGCGGTGACTGACTGTGAGGCGAAGGACCGTGACAAGCGCAGAAGGGAGCAGCTTTCTCTGTTGGCGTTGCTGGTCACCTTTTTCAGGAAATCTTTGATTCCGTGCAGGAGTGACAGGAGGGAGCTTTGCGCTATGGAGATCGGATTGCCAACCAATGTGCGGCACGTTGCCCATGTCACCTTTGATAGGTTCAATGGGTTCTTGGGTTTGCCCGTGGAGTTTGAACCTGAAGTGCCCAGTAGGCCTCCCAGTGCaag TACAACTGTTTTTGGAGTTTCCACGGAGTCCATGCAGCTGTCATACGACTCTAGAGGTAATAGTGTGCCAACAATTCTCTTGCTTATGCAAGGACGGTTATATGCTGAAGGAGGCCTTCAG GCAGAAGGTATTTTCAGAATTAATGCTGAAAACAGTCAAGAGGAGCATGTAAGGGACCAATTAAATAGGGGAGATGTACCAGAAGGCATCGATATACACTGTTTGGCAGGACTGATCAAG GCTTGGTTTAGGGAACTCCCGGCTGGGGTTCTGGACTCTCTATCGCCTGAGCAGGTAATGCAATGCCAGACTGAAGTTGACTGTTCACAACTTGTGAGGCTTCTGCCGCCGACTGAAGCTTCTCTACTGGATTGGGCCATCAACCTTATGGCTGATGTTGTTCAACAGGAACATCTAAACAAGATGAATGCACGCAACATAGCCATGGTTTTTGCACCAAACATGACTCAG ATGGCAGATCCATTGACTGCATTGATGTATGCAGTCCAAGTGATGAACTTCCTCAAAACACTTATTTTGAAGACATTGCGAGAAAGAAAGGATTCTGTGGTAGAGCCTCCCGTGTGCAATGTAGAGCCCTCTGACGATAATGGACACCAGAGCCCTTCCCAGTCCTTCGAGGAAGATATTGGCAAATGTAACCAAGAGAAAGAGCAGTCAGTGATTACTGAAGGACCTCAATCTGAAAGTTCCTCCATCTCTAACCGAGTCAGTAACCTAACCAATAGAGAGGCTAGCAGTTCGGTGAGCCTGGTTAAGAAGCTAAATCCTGACGGCAGTGGGTGTTGCGAGAATGCAGTGCAAGATGACTACTTGGTTAATGAAATGGAAGCTGGCAGAGTCAACAACATGACATCTGAAGTTCAAGCGGACACACCTGGTCAGTCGAGTAATTTAACTATCAAAACGGGGCCTAAACAACTAAGTGATCAGAAGTCTGTAATACGGGGAACAGGGCTTATTGAGAAGGCTAGGGGAATCAGCACTCTGAGTCGCATAGATTCAACGATGGAGCGGATTGAAGCCTGGAGGTAA
- the LOC139189458 gene encoding uncharacterized protein — MVEDAVIPANLIPLDIVDFDVILGTDWLHYNRAKIDCYGKTVTFHRLGLPEVTFVGEPSGVRHGVISAMKAKRLLSKACQGYLAHVVLHDNAPSSVEDVRAVRHFPDVFPDDLPGLPPDKDLEFAIDLLPGTDPISWTPYRMAPTELRELKVQLQKLVDKGFIQPSTSPWEAPVLFVRKKDGTLRLCIDYRQLNRIDLKSGYYQLKIKSEDVPKTAFMTRYGHYEFLVMPFELTNAPAAFMDLMNRVFQPYLNRFVIVFIDNTLWRWIELLSDYDSTIEYHPGRANVVADALSRKTPARLNAIYDCHVPFLADLRSIGVELGVEDREEALLANFQHDCLDLIDNAYNNNYHSSIGIAPFEALYDKSCQTPFCWPEVGERVLMGSEIVDETTQNIQLIKSILKAGQDRQKSLADKHATDRMYNVGDWVFLKLSPWKGMVRFGKKGKLSRRYIGSYMIIERVGEVAYRLELPPELSKVHDVFHVSMLRNYVSDPLHVIPPQPLEINSDLTYIEKPVTILDWKIRS, encoded by the exons atggtggagGATGCTGTTATACCAGCTAACCTTATTCCGTTAgacattgttgattttgatgtgattttgggcactgattggttacactacaatcgtgccaagatagattgctaTGGAAAGACAGTTACTTTTCATCGTCTTGGATTGCCcgaagttacatttgtaggagagcctagcggggtgaggcatggtgttatttccgccatgaaagccaaaagattgttgtcgaaggcttgtcagggatatttggctcatgtggtgttgcaTGATAatgctcctagtagtgtggaaGATGTACGTGCGGTCAGGCATTTTCCGGATGTGTTCCCTgatgatttgcctggattgccaCCAGATAAAGATCTAGAGTTCGCTATTgatctgcttccaggtacggatcctatatcttggactccttatagaatggctcctactgaattaagggaattgaaagttcagttgcaaaaattagtggataaaggttttattcagcctagtacttcaccctggGAAGCTCCAgtcttatttgtgaggaagaaagacggaactttgaggctatgcattgattacaggcaattaaatcgg ATTGACTTGAAGTCTggttactaccagttgaagattaaaagtgAAGATGTCCCGAAAACAGCATTCatgactcgatatggtcattatgagtttcttgtgatgccattcgagttgactaatgcaccagcagctttcatggatttaatgaatcgagtattccagccatatttgaATAGGTTTGTCATTGTCTTCATTGACAATACTTTG tggaggtggattgagttacttagcGATTATGATtccacgattgagtatcaccctggtcgtgcaaatgtagtggcggatgcacttagtaggaaaactccagctagacttaatgccatctatgattgtcatgttcctttTCTTGCGGATTTGAGGTCCATTGgagtggagttaggagtggaagatcgagaggaagccttacttgcaaattttcaa CATGATTGCTTGGATTTGATAGACAACGCCTACAACAACAATtaccattcgagtattggtatagcaccatttgaggcactctATGACAAGTCTTGTCAAACGCCATTTTGCTGGCCAGaagttggtgaaagagttttaatgggctcggagattgtggatgaaactactcagaatattcagtTAATTAAGTCTATCCTGAAAGCGGGacaggatcgacaaaagagcttagcagacaagcatgcTACTGACCGGatgtataatgtaggtgattgggtatttctgaagctatcaccatGGAAAGGTATGGTACGGTTTGGGAAAAAGGGTAAGCTAAGCCGTAGATACATTGGATCATATATGATCATCGAGCGAGTCGGTGAAGTTGCTTATAgacttgagttgcctccagagttatcCAAAGTGcacgatgtttttcatgtatctATGCTTCGTAATTATGTCTCAGATCCTTTGCATGTAatacctcctcaacctttggaaattaattcaGACTTGACTTACATTGAGAAGCCagtgactattttggattggaagatAAGGAGCTGA
- the LOC103453369 gene encoding uncharacterized protein: MDLKVEWSWNKALIGAATAVAATAVISSKPKDPTFDVMSIKLTSFKLNFPLLDAELILTVQVTNPNIAPIHYSSTTMSIFYKGSLLGTAQVEAGSQPAKSSQKILLPARLYGLQMAHHAASFIADAARREMVLDAAVDIVGAARVLWWDHQFKIHVDSHLTVDPVFLDVIDQENKSEMEISLLHT, from the coding sequence ATGGACTTGAAGGTGGAATGGAGCTGGAACAAGGCTCTCATCGGGGCGGCGACCGCCGTAGCCGCAACAGCAGTAATATCTTCCAAGCCAAAGGACCCCACCTTCGACGTCATGTCCATCAAGTTGACCTCCTTCAAGCTCAACTTCCCACTCCTCGACGCCGAGCTCATCCTCACCGTCCAAGTCACCAACCCCAACATCGCCCCCATCCACTACTCCTCCACCACCATGTCCATCTTCTACAAGGGCTCCCTCCTCGGTACCGCCCAAGTCGAGGCAGGCTCTCAGCCCGCCAAGTCCTCCCAGAAGATCCTCCTTCCAGCTCGCCTCTACGGCCTCCAGATGGCCCACCACGCCGCTAGCTTTATTGCCGACGCGGCGAGGCGGGAGATGGTGCTGGACGCCGCTGTGGATATTGtcggtgcggcaagggttttgTGGTGGGACCACCAGTTTAAGATCCACGTGGATAGTCACTTGACCGTTGATCCGGTTTTTCTTGATGTTATTGATCAGGAAAATAAGTCTGAGATGGAGATTAGTCTTCTTCATACTTGA